The following are encoded in a window of Peromyscus maniculatus bairdii isolate BWxNUB_F1_BW_parent chromosome X, HU_Pman_BW_mat_3.1, whole genome shotgun sequence genomic DNA:
- the Hcfc1 gene encoding host cell factor 1 isoform X2, which translates to MASAVSPASLPAVLLQPRWKRVVGWSGPVPRPRHGHRAVAIKELIVVFGGGNEGIVDELHVYNTATNQWFIPAVRGDIPPGCAAYGFVCDGTRLLVFGGMVEYGKYSNDLYELQASRWEWKRLKAKTPKNGPPPCPRLGHSFSLVGNKCYLFGGLANDSEDPKNNIPRYLNDLYILELRPGSGVVAWDIPITYGVLPPPRESHTAVVYTEKDNKKSKLVIYGGMSGCRLGDLWTLDIETLTWNKPSLSGVAPLPRSLHSATTIGNKMYVFGGWVPLVMDDVKVATHEKEWKCTNTLACLNLDTMAWETILMDTLEDNIPRARAGHCAVAINTRLYIWSGRDGYRKAWNNQVCCKDLWYLETEKPPPPARVQLVRANTNSLEVSWGAVATADSYLLQLQKYDIPATAATATSPTPNPVPSVPANPPKSPAPAAAAPAVQPLTQVGITLVPQAATAPPSTTTIQVLPTVPGSSISVPTAARTQGVPAVLKVTGPQATTGTPLVTMRPASQSGKAPVTVTSLPASVRMVVPTQSAQGAVIGSNPQMSGMAALAAAAAATQKIPPSSAPTVLSVPAGTTIVKTVAVTPGTTTLPATVKVASSPVMVSNPATRMLKTAAAQVGTSVSSAANTSTRPIITVHKSGTVTVAQQAQVVTTVVGGVTKTITLVKSPISVPGGSALISNLGKVMSVVQTKPVQTSAVTGQASTGPVTQIIQTKGPLPAGTILKLVTSADGKPTTIITTTQASGAGTKPTILGISSVSPSTTKPGTTTIIKTIPMSAIITQAGATGVTSSPGIKSPITIITTKVMTSGTGAPAKIITAVPKIATGHGQQGVTQVVLKGAPGQPGTILRTVPMGGVRLVTPVTVSAVKPAVTTLVVKGTTGVTTLGTVTGTVSTSLAGAGAHSTSASLATPITTLGTIATLSSQVINPTAITVSAAQTTLTAAGGLTTPTITMQPVSQPTQVTLITAPSGVEAQPVHDLPVSILASPTTEQPTATVTIADSGQGDVQPGTVTLVCSNPPCETHETGTTNTATTTVVANLGGHPQPTQVQFVCDRQEAAASLVSSAVGQQNGNVVRVCSNPPCETHETGTTNTATTATSNMAGQHGCSNPPCETHETGTTSTATTAMSSIGTGQQRDTRHASSTPTVVRITVAPGALERAQSTMKPQCQTQQTNMTSTTMTVQATGAPCPASPLLRPSVALEAGSHSPAFVQLALPNVRVGPSGPSNKDMPTGHQLETYHTYTTNTPTTALSIMGAGELGATRVVPTSTYESLQASSPSSTMTMTALEALLCPSATVTQVCSNPPCETHETGTTNTATTSNAGSAQRVCSNPPCETHETGTTHTATTATSNGSAGQPEGGQQPAGGRPCETHQTTSTGTTMSVSVDALLPDATPAHGTLESGLEVVAVPTVTSQAGATLLASFSTQRVCSNPPCETHETGTTHTATTVTSNMSSNQDPPPAASDQGEVVSTQGDSTNITSASGITTTVSSTLPRAVTTVTQSTPVPGPSVPNISSLTETTPGALTSEVPIPATITVTIANTETSDMPFSAVDILQPPEELQVSPGPRQQLPPRQLLQSASTPLMGESAEVLSASQTPELQAAVDLSSTGDPSSVQEPASSAVVATVVVQPPPPSQSEVDQLSLPQELMAEAQAGTTTLMVTGLTPEELAVTAAAEAAAQAAATEEAQALAIQAVLQAAQQAVMGTGEPMDTSEAAAAVTQAELGHLSAEGQEGQATTIPIVLTQQELAALVQQQQQLQEAQAQAQQQHHLPTEALAPADSLNDPSIESNCLNELASAVPSTVALLPSTATESLAPSNTFVAPQPVVVASPAKMQAAATLTEVANGIESLGVKPDLPPPPSKAPVKKENQWFDVGVIKGTSVMVTHYFLPPDDAVQSDDDSGMVPDYNQLKKQELQPGTAYKFRVAGINACGRGPFSEISAFKTCLPGFPGAPCAIKISKSPDGAHLTWEPPSVTSGKIIEYSVYLAIQSSQAGGEPKSSTPAQLAFMRVYCGPSPSCLVQSSSLSNAHIDYTTKPAIIFRIAARNEKGYGPATQVRWLQETSKDNSGTKPASKRPMSSPEMKSAPKKSKADGQ; encoded by the exons ATGGCTTCGGCTGTGTCTCCTGCCAGCTTGCCAGCGGTGCTTCTGCAGCCCCGCTGGAAGCGAGTGGTGGGTTGGTCGGGTCCCGTGCCCCGACCCCGCCACGGCCACCGTGCCGTGGCTATCAAGGAGCTCATAGTGGTGTTTGGCGGCGGCAACGAAGGGATAGTGGACGAACTACACGTGTACAACACTG CAACCAACCAGTGGTTTATCCCAGCTGTGAGAGGGGATATCCCTCCAGGGTGTGCAGCCTATGGCTTTGTGTGTGATGGTACTCGTCTACTGGTGTTTGGTGGGATGGTGGAGTATGGAAAATACAGCAACGACCTCTATGAACTTCAG GCCAGTCGCTGGGAATGGAAGAGACTGAAAGCAAAGACGCCCAAAAATGGACCTCCTCCGTGTCCTCGACTTGGACACAGCTTCTCCCTTGTGGGCAACAAATGCTACCTTTTTGGGGGTCTGGCCAATGATAGTGAGGACCCCAAGAACAACATTCCGAG GTACCTGAATGACTTATATATCCTCGAACTACGGCCAGGCTCTGGAGTGGTAGCTTGGGACATCCCCATCACTTACGGAGTCCTGCCTCCACCTCGGGAGTCACATACTGCCGTGGTCTACACTGAAAAAGATAACAAGAAATCCAAGCTGGTGATCTATGGAGGGATGAGTGGCTGCAGGCTAGGGGACCTTTGGACTCTAGACATCG AGACACTGACATGGAATAAGCCCAGCCTTAGCGGGGTGGCACCCCTTCCTCGAAGCCTCCATTCTGCAACCACTATAGGAAACAA AATGTATGTATTTGGTGGCTGGGTGCCTCTTGTCATGGACGATGTCAAAGTGGCCACACACGAGAAGGAGTGGAAGTGTACCAACACGCTGGCTTGTCTCAACCTGG ATACCATGGCCTGGGAAACCATCCTAATGGATACACTGGAAGACAACATTCCTCGAGCTCGAGCTGGTCACTGTGCTGTTGCCATCAATACTCGCTTGTATATTTGGAGTGGCCGTGATGGCTACCGCAAAGCCTGGAACAACCAGGTCTGCTGCAAGGACCTGTGGTATCTGGAGACAG AAAAGCCACCACCCCCAGCCCGAGTACAACTAGTACGAGCCAACACCAATTCACTGGAGGTTAGCTGGGGTGCAGTGGCAACAGCCGACAGTTACCTTCTGCAGCTCCAGAAATATGACATTCCTGCCACGGCTGCTACGGCTACCTCCCCCACTCCCAATCCAGTCCCATCTGTGCCTGCCAACCCTCCCAAGAGCCCTGCGCCTGCAGCAGCTGCACCTGCTGTGCAGCCACTGACCCAAGTAGGCATCACACTTGTGCCCCAGGCTGCCACTGCTCCCCCAAGCACTACCACAATCCAGGTCTTGCCGACAGTGCCAGGCAGCTCCATTTCTGTGCCCACTGCAGCCAGGACTCAAG GTGTTCCTGCTGTTCTCAAAGTGACTGGTCCTCAGGCTACAACAGGAACCCCACTGGTCACCATGAGACCTGCCAGCCAGTCTGGAAAAGCCCCTGTCACTGTGACCTCTCTGCCTGCTAGTGTGCGAATGGTTGTACCCACACAGAGTGCCCAGGGGGCG GTGATTGGCAGCAACCCGCAGATGAGTGGAATGGCTGCAttggctgctgctgccgctgccacaCAGAAAATCCCTCCTTCCTCAGCACCCACAGTGCTGAGTGTCCCAGCAGGCACCACCATTGTCAAGACAGTGGCTGTGACACCTGGCACAACCACTCTTCCAGCCACTGTGAAGGTGGCCTCCTCCCCTGTCATG GTGAGCAACCCAGCCACTCGCATGCTAAAGACTGCAGCTGCCCAAGTGGGGACATCTGTGTCCTCTGCTGCCAACACGTCTACCCGTCCTATCATCACGGTACACAAATCGGGCACTGTGACAGTGGCCCAGCAAGCCCAGGTGGTGACCACAGTGGTAGGCGGAGTCACCAAAACCATCACCCTAGTGAAGAGCCCCATCTCTGTCCCAGGAGGCAGTGCTCTG atTTCCAATCTGGGAAAAGTGATGTCAGTGGTCCAGACCAAACCAGTTCAGACTTCAGCAGTCACAGGCCAAGCCTCTACAGGCCCTGTGACTCAGATCATCCAG ACCAAAGGGCCTCTGCCAGCGGGGACTATCCTGAAGCTGGTAACATCAGCAGATGGCAAGCCCacaaccatcatcaccaccacacaGGCTAGTGGAGCAGGGACCAAGCCTACGATCCTGGGCATCAGTAGTGTCTCTCCCAGCACCACCAAACCTGGCACGACTACCATTATCAAGACCATTCCCATGTCAGCCATTATCACCCAGGCAGGCGCCACAG GTGTTACCAGCAGTCCTGGCATTAAGTCCCCCATCACAATTATCACCACCAAGGTGATGACTTCTGGAACAGGAGCACCTGCCAAAATCATCACTGCTGTCCCCAAGATTGCTACTGGCCATGGACAGCAAGGAGTGACCCAG GTGGTGCTAAAGGGGGCCCCTGGACAGCCAGGCACCATCCTCCGCACAGTGCCCATGGGCGGCGTTCGCCTGGTCACCCCTGTCACCGTCTCCGCTGTCAAGCCAGCTGTCACCACATTGGTTGTGAAGGGCACCACAG GTGTCACAACCCTAGGCACAGTGACAGGCACTGTCTCTACTAGCCTTGCAGGAGCTGGGGCCCATAGCACCAGTGCCTCCCTGGCCACACCTATCACCACCTTGGGCACCATTGCCACTCTCTCAAGCCAGGTGATCAACCCTACTGCCATCACAGTATCAGCTGCACAGACCACACTGACAGCTGCTGGTGGGCTTACTACACCCACAATCACAATGCAG CCTGTCTCCCAGCCTACCCAGGTTACTCTGATCACAGCACCCAGTGGGGTTGAGGCCCAGCCTGTACATGACCTTCCTGTGTCCATTTTGGCCTCACCTACTACAGAGCAGCCCACAGCAACAGTCACCATCGCTGACTCGGGCCAGGGTGATGTACAGCCTGGCACTGTGACACTGGTGTGCTCCAACCCACCCTGTGAAACCCATGAAACAGGCACCACCAACACAGCCACCACCACTGTTGTGGCTAACCTTGGGGGACATCCTCAGCCTACCCAGGTGCAGTTTGTTTGTGACAGACAGGAGGCAGCTGCTTCTCTTGTGTCCTCAGCTGTGGGACAACAGAATGGTAATGTGGTCCGTGTCTGTTCAAACCCCCCCTGTGAGACCCATGAGACAGGCACCACCAACACTGCCACAACAGCCACATCCAACATGGCTGGTCAGCATGGCTGCTCAAACCCCCCTTGTGAGACTCATGAGACAGGTACCACCAGCACTGCTACTACAGCAATGTCCAGCATTGGCACTGGGCAGCAGCGAGACACTCGTCATGCCTCTAGCACCCCCACTGTAGTGCGGATCACTGTGGCTCCTGGGGCATTGGAGAGAGCCCAGAGTACTATGAAGCCTCAGTGCCAAACACAGCAGACCAACATGACCAGCACCACCATGACTGTGCAGGCCACCGGAGCTCCATGCCCAGCTAGCCCACTGCTCAGGCCAAGTGTAGCACTGGAGGCTGGGAGCCACAGCCCTGCCTTTGTGCAGCTAGCCCTTCCAAATGTTAGAGTTGGGCCAAGTGGCCCTAGCAACAAGGACATGCCCACAGGGCACCAGCTGGAGACATATCATACTTATACAACCAATACCCCAACCACAGCCCTCTCGattatgggtgctggggagcttGGTGCAACTCGGGTGGTCCCCACATCTACATATGAGAGCCTCCAGGCAAGCTCTCCCAGCAGCACCATGACTATGACAGCCCTAGAGGCACTATTGTGCCCTTCAGCTACCGTGACCCAAGTCTGCTCCAACCCACCGTGTGAGACCCATGAGACGGGCACCACCAACACTGCCACTACCTCCAATGCGGGCAGTGCCCAGAGGGTATGCTCCAACCCGCCTTGTGAGACTCATGAGACTGGaaccacacacacagccactaCTGCCACATCAAATGGAAGTGCAGGCCAGCCTGAGGGTGGACAACAGCCTGCCGGTGGCCGTCCCTGTGAGACACACCAGACAACTTCCACTGGCACCACTATGTCAGTCAGTGTGGATGCCCTGCTTCCTGATGCTACTCCTGCTCATGGAACCCTGGAGTCTGGCTTAGAGGTTGTAGCAGTGCCCACCGTCACCTCCCAGGCTGGTGCCACATTGCTGGCTTCTTTCTCAACACAGAGGGTGTGCTCCAACCCTCCTTGCGAGACCCACGagacaggcaccacacacacagctacCACTGTCACCTCTAACATGAGCTCAAACCAAG ACCCTCCACCAGCTGCCAGTGACCAGGGAGAGGTGGTGAGCACCCAAGGTGACAGCACAAACATCACCAGCGCCAGTGGTATCACAACAACAGTGTCCTCCACACTGCCACGAGCAGTGACCACTGTGACACAGTCTACACCAGTCCCAGGTCCCTCTGTGCCG AACATCTCATCACTGACTGAGACTACCCCAGGGGCTCTGACTTCCGAAGTCCCCATCCCAGCCACGATAACAGTGACCATAGCCAACACAGAAACTTCTGACATGCCCTTCTCTGCTGTTGACATCCTGCAGCCCCCAGAGGAACTCCAGGTCTCACCAGGGCCTCGCCAGCAGCTGCCACCACGGCAACTCCTTCAGTCTGCCTCTACCCCTCTGATGGGGGAGTCCGCTGAGGTCCTGTCAGCCTCCCAGACCCCTGAACTCCAGGCCGCCGTGGATCTGAGCAGCACTGGGGACCCATCTTCAGTCCAGGAGCCTGCCAGCTCTGCTGTTGTGGCCACTGTGGTGGTCCAGCCACCTCCACCTTCACAGTCTGAAGTAGACCAGTTATCACTTCCCCAAGAACTGATGGCTGAGGcccaggcaggcaccaccaccctTATGGTAACAGGGCTCACCCCAGAGGAGCTAGCTGTGACTGCTGCTGCTGAAGCAGCTGCCCAAGCTGCAGCTACTGAAGAAGCTCAAGCCTTGGCCATCCAGGCTGTGCTCCAGGCTGCACAGCAAGCTGTCATGG GCACTGGGGAACCCATGGATACatctgaagcagcagcagcagtgacacAAGCAGAGCTGGGTCACCTTTCAGCTGAGGGCCAAGAAGGTCAGGCCACCACCATACCCATTGTGCTGACACAGCAGGAGCTTGCAGCCCTGgtgcaacagcagcagcagctccaggaGGCTCAAGCTCAagcccagcagcagcaccacctcCCTACTGAGGCTCTGGCCCCAGCTGACAGTCTCAATGATCCATCCATCGAGAGCAACTGCCTCAACGAGCTAGCTAGTGCCGTCCCTAGCACTGTGGCCTTGCTACCCTCAACAGCCACTGAGA GCCTGGCTCCATCCAACACATTTGTGGCTCCCCAGCCTGTTGTTGTAGCCAGCCCAGCAAAGATGCAGGCTGCAGCTACCCTAACTGAAGTGGCCAATGGCATCGAGTCCCTGGGTGTG AAACCAGACttgccacccccacccagcaAAGCCCCTGTGAAAAAGGAGAACCAGTGGTTTGATGTGGGGGTCATTAAGGGTACCAGTGTAATGGTGACACACTATTTTCTGCCACCAGATGATGCTGTTCAGTCAGAT GATGACTCAGGCATGGTCCCAGACTATAACCAGCTGAAGAAGCAGGAGCTACAGCCAGGCACTGCCTATAAATTTCGTGTTGCTGGAATCAATGCTTGTGGCCGGGGGCCCTTTAGTGAGATCTCAGCCTTTAAGACCTGTTTGCCTGGTTTCCCAGGGGCTCCTTGTGCCATTAAAATCAGCAAG AGCCCAGATGGTGCTCACCTCACCTGGGAGCCACCATCTGTGACCTCCGGCAAGATCATCGAGTATTCTGTGTACCTGGCCATCCAGAGCTCACAGGCTGGTGGTGAGCCCAAGAGCTCCACCCCAGCCCAGCTAGCCTTCATGCGAGTGTACTGTGGGCCTAGCCCTTCCTGCCTCGTGCAGTCCTCCAGCCTCTCCAATGCCCACATTGACTACACCACCAAGCCTGCCATCATCTTCCGCATTGCTGCCCGCAATGAAAAGGGCTATGGCCCTGCTACACAAGTGAGGTGGTTGCAAG AAACCAGTAAAGACAACTCGGGCACCAAGCCAGCCAGCAAGAGGCCCATGTCGTCTCCAGAAAT GAAATCTGCTCCAAAGAAGTCTAAGGCTGATGGTCAGTGA